Proteins from a genomic interval of Zingiber officinale cultivar Zhangliang chromosome 1B, Zo_v1.1, whole genome shotgun sequence:
- the LOC121980493 gene encoding uncharacterized protein LOC121980493, protein MATSKSNDAEFSVNKFHVRSISLPSQTHPATRRVEDELQKLRTWMESSASSMTKEMICNGMRRLGELYDGMEDICHLPGIRQGLLHFEQKKRLQQHADGSIKLLDLFGTIKDAVISMKESVQDLQLAVRRRGENPTEDKVKAYIRSRKELLKMIKKSYKELKQVNGKCKPVPEQTELSVILRMLNEACSITVSLLCSIIHLTFFPEAKPSWWSFSSKTMRAISRTSYEKTWNMDVSLFTGLKEAGAEKMVIVQDQLQSIEKSLGDLENGMECLFRRLIQNRVSLLNILSL, encoded by the coding sequence ATGGCCACCTCCAAATCCAATGACGCAGAGTTTTCAGTCAATAAATTTCACGTTCGTTCGATCAGTTTACCATCTCAAACTCATCCTGCCACTCGTAGAGTAGAAGATGAGCTGCAGAAACTTAGAACCTGGATGGAATCATCGGCATCTTCGATGACAAAAGAGATGATTTGCAATGGAATGCGACGGCTGGGCGAACTATACGATGGCATGGAGGATATTTGTCATCTCCCAGGCATTCGTCAAGGTCTGCTCCACTTTGAGCAGAAGAAACGGTTGCAGCAACACGCGGATGGATCGATCAAATTGTTGGACTTGTTCGGCACCATCAAGGACGCGGTCATTTCAATGAAAGAGAGCGTTCAGGATCTTCAACTGGCAGTCCGGAGAAGAGGCGAGAATCCCACGGAAGATAAAGTAAAGGCTTATATTCGTTCGAGAAAGGAATTGTTGAAGATGATCAAAAAGAGTTATAAAGAGTTGAAGCAAGTGAATGGCAAATGCAAACCGGTGCCTGAACAAACTGAGCTCTCAGTGATCTTGAGGATGCTGAATGAAGCGTGCTCGATCACTGTATCTCTTCTTTGCTCGATCATACACTTGACGTTTTTCCCGGAGGCAAAACCTAGCTGGTGGTCTTTTTCCTCGAAGACCATGAGAGCTATTAGTCGGACCTCTTATGAAAAAACCTGGAACATGGATGTCTCACTGTTTACGGGTCTCAAAGAAGCTGGTGCTGAGAAGATGGTGATTGTGCAGGATCAGTTGCAGAGCATTGAGAAGAGTCTCGGTGATCTTGAGAATGGTATGGAATGCTTATTTCGGAGGCTGATCCAGAATAGAGTATCGCTTCTGAACATTCTCAGCTTATAG